The Styela clava chromosome 11, kaStyClav1.hap1.2, whole genome shotgun sequence genome includes the window ATTTTTCTTATATTGAGgaattaatttattatcaaaaaatatcataatctGTTTAATTGCCAATgcctgaaaaataaatattttatataggtGGGTAAAACTGCATCGTTTTGAAAATTGGCAAGATCAATTCTGTGGATCTAATACAATTTTACAAGCATCTTGAGAAAACAAAGCATTGAAGGCATCACGGAATTTCGACATCGGAATATCATGAGAAATCACTATAGATGGATCGACCTTTTTTTCAACGATCAGTTTCTCGCACTCTTCCCACGTATGGAATATTCTTCTTCCGTGCACCGTGTTTATGGTTAAAGATTTGAAGACAATGTCTTGTATAGGgttttcaacatgaaatggctCCTTTACGAGTCCAATTAAAACTACTTTGCCGCCCTTTCTAAGATATGAAAAGCATCTATTCAGCATGAACGCAGATCCACTTGCTTCACAAATGCGATCGATTCCATTTCCATCCGTTAACTCCATAATCTTGTCTTTGAAATCTTTCACATCTTTTGAATTGATCACAACATCGGCGCCCATTTTACTGGCTCGAATCAAACGATCGGGAACAATATCAGCTGCAATCACTCTTGTTGCCCCAAGAGCTTTTGCACATGCAATTGCAAACAAACCTACTGCACCGCATCCAATAACAAGCACTTCTTCGCCCGAAACATCAAGTCTCTCTATTCCATTGTGGGCGACTCCCATCGGTTCCAAAAGCACAGCTTCATTATCTGTTATGTTATGTTGAAGCTTGTAACAATACTTTTCATTTACTATAGAATACTGAGAGCACCCACCGTGAATTGTACCTCTGCCGTGCCCATACTGTGACAGATTCTGACAAATATCTCCTCTGTTTTTCGAACACAATAAACATTTTCCACAGAAGAAATGATTTTCAACGGCAATTCGATCGCCTACAGTTAGTCGAGCTGCGTTAGGTCCAACCTTCACAACAGTCCCTGTCGCTTCATGTCCCGGTGTAAATGGTAGAGACGCTATCAATTTAGCTGTTTCATTCCATTTCCAAAGACTAATATCTGATCCGCAAATTGCCACTTTGTCAACTTTTATTAAGACTTCATCGTTACAGGCTTCTGGAATAGGGGTTGTCACCCATTCATATCCTTCAGCTTCTGTTCTTTTTAGAAGACAATTCATGATAATGAATAGAATACAGTAACTGCACTTTAAAACGCACGATCTAACACATTATCGGCTCATATCGCCCGTCAATTGCACGCTTGGCTTGTTTTTAGCTTACGGCTGTGCAGCGCATTGTTTAATCGTAGTAGTATATGTTTACGGTTTAATCAATAACCAAAAAATGCAACCTACCTACATCGTGCGGACAGCAAACTTACAACGTTTAATTTCGTTTTATTACTGATGctatatttgtatttaaaaactTTGTAGATATTGCGTTTCGTCCAATTATACGATATTGTGCTATTGTTTTTAAACTGTATGTGTCAGACGCCAATACACAATTTCCGGCCATATATCAGCTATTTGGTTAGTCTGCTGATGTGCAACTTTTTTGACAAagccaaatatatatatatatattatcgagAAGTATTCAAAATTTACCAATGCCCGCGCCGCACCTATTTTATGCTGTATGTCACAGATGTGATGGTTATCGTAGAATGAGAAAAGTTGCTTAAAATACAGTTATGCATGGATAACGCCGGCAATACGGACTTCATTTTGGTATCACgcttttaaattattttatataatatcagCGTAAAATCTGACAAAGAGGTCTTCATTCGGTACCTATTTACTATTTGGCATTTGTCTATGGTTCTCACTATAGTTTACAAACGATGCAAATTTTTTAGCGGTACCGCTCTGGTATGTATTATAGGTGAGTTATACGAAATATGATTGAAGGACTAATTAAAGCATACATAATTGCAAATGCGCAGCATGTGCAAGAAACGTCAATGAAATTCCCCGTGGTATTGATAAATATTCCAAGCACGGTTCAAAAACAAGCTCATAATTGTAACGTAGATTATGCGTTCTCTCTGTTATGAAATTTGGCATATTAATAAAGTTGCCCAAGTATTCTATTTTGCGTTGTATTCCGCATGTAATGGTGCTTGTATAGGAGGAGAAGTGGTATCTACTTGCGTGTTCCTATTTCCCGTACTATCAAACCTAGCTACCGATCGGAATATTCTCCAACCTGATCCTTCTGAGGTCAAATGTACACACGGTAGATTGTAGTGCCAAATGTTATATATTGCAAAGTTGTACgatcgaattgatccaaataacaGATGTAATGAAATATACACCTTAAGGTAAATGAGGAAACCAAAACGATAAAACAAAGACTAGTAAGTCTTGAGCGAGGATAAGAAAATATGTCATTAACTTTTCCGCATAAAACGTTGCATAAAGATAATCACATTGGAAATGAAATtggacaacgaccttgtttcgGGGAAACAACATGTACCATTAATAATGAGGCGGTAAAAGCATTGACATATACAGTAACTAGTCTACTCGCTGCACTCGAAACAGAGACTGAATCGCTGATATCACGCAACTGATTAACGCTCGAGGCTCGAATTCGCATAACGTCATCACAACGCTTCGCCACCCTGCGCATGTGTTACGATCTGCTTACCCAGTTACAGATAAACAGAAACGATATTGttacgaaatatatatattccagtTCTTGCTTAAACCAAAGCTAGAGTAACAGTTTCCCACAGCGATATGCGTTCGTTCTTTCTGGGCGTTGGGAGCACGTTTGTCACAGCATTGCGGCATTGGATAACGTTACCAGTATTCATTTTCCTGTTACACTTTCCACTGTCATCCAAGTGAATCATATTGATGCTAATACAATCATTTTgcttctgttaattttttttattcttgttgttgttgtgaaaacaAATCGCTTTTCAATGgctaaagattgttgttgtcgctagaggGCTTTTACTTCTATTTGTTATAAAATGTATAGGGAAGCCTGTGGGaattatgattaaataaattttagaaacATCGTTTTAAAAACAAAGCAACAAAAACATCCACAACAAAGAATGACGAAATTCAGGAATCTTagagatttattttatttttattttaaaactgtaGCAGATGCATCAAAATCCTGTTGACCCTTATTCAGACATTCATTTTTCAATGACATAACTGGTGAAATCCATCCATGATCAACAAGAACttttgaaacattttgtaaTTGAGCAACTGTTATTTGTGGTGTACTGAACTTGACAAATGCTTCCCAACCTATACAAAGAATTACAGTTAGCTTAAAAAATTAGATGTTCTGTACCAACTGTAGTATATTTTTAAACGAATCGTAACTTCCGTACTAGGAAGGCACTTGAAACTACTTTAGTATCAGTTATTTCTAGTTTACATTAAATAATTGTTCAGGCTACCTCCGTTGTGGCAAGTGATTGTTATCAGGTAGGTTTCATAATCAGTGAAAAACGTCCAGTCGTTGGCAGCAAAATCATTAGACTCTGTAACAGTAATAAATTATACGACATTAAATATAATACAACGAAGGAAGAGTAATACAACTGATATTATCAAGCAAATGCTATTTTTACCAGTTATGAACACCTGAGGCgacataaaaatatacatacGATTTTTTATCTTCTTCTTATTCGATTTATTAGATTCGTCGGACAAATAGTCATAGGCAGTCAACAAAGAATCAACTGGAAAAAATAAGTGAAATCACTTTTCGATCATAGAGTCAATTTCGCAACAGGTTCTTTCCCAACTACTCGCTACATAACGTCGTTATCATGTCGCTTCTTGCATGTTTCATGATCATCTGCTTACCTATCTACAGATCAACAGTAACAATTATGTAACGCAAAATAATTTACCTAAACTCACCTCCAGATATGCGATAAACACCGCGCTTCTGACGGATGAAGTTCTGTTCTGTTAAAAATACAGGTGTCTCactgcaattttaaaatacaatgaacATATTATCTTCGGAATAACACTATTGGTCAGTTGGGAATGAATCACACAAAGAAATACTCACCCTCCCACATAGTTGTAATAACGAAATAAAACCCCAACTGCAGTAGGAACAACTTCTTTTGCCTCCCAGCAACCAAGAGGATAGTCCGTATGGGGGATATCTACAACATCGTACCATTTACCCGGTCGAACCTAGAAAGACTTGCATGATCATATCGGCACTAATATCAAATGAATAAGACCGATAAGAATGGTTAAAAAGGTTTACGTGtagaaaaataacatttctTGACTATTAAATATTGCGATACTTCGATATTTATATACTCTCGGTTGGCATCgcaaataatatcaaaaataaaatcggAATTTTATGGTTGTGGGAGTTATACTCTACATTTTCCAAATCATCGATATTCAACAACATTATTACCCTGTTCCAATCAATGTCTTTTTTCGGAGGATTTCCACATTTTAGGCAATTCCCCAATACAATATACGTAAAGAACATCAAAAGCATGGACTTCATTATAGCACCCTGCTTTCAAACTCTTTCAGAGTAACGTAAACTTCAACAAACTAAGTTAGTAGCTTATTTTTAGTTCCTTCCTAGAATATACAAATTTGATTGCTTTTATCGTAATATTTTGCACGTTATCAAGCAAATGCTATTGTACGCGTTGGAGTCCAACGGATATCTTGCACAATCGCAAATTTCCGTAATTGGAGTAACAAGTTTATTGTTCGCTATAAAAAAAAGTGTCGCTTTGCGTTTTATTTTGAAGTGTATGACCGACGCGGGAGAACTAAGATCGCAAAAGTCAGCTCTTTCAGAATAATTCCTGGTAGCTAATTTAATACTCGATTCTTAACTCggtttcaaataatttattcgATAATTTTTTCCTTTTATTAATTCGAGCTACAGCAGCATTTTTTGCTGAAATTGTTTCTGGATTCCCCACAAAAACAAAGATGAACAAGTTAACCATAAACATCATATTTCCCGTAAAGCTATATATCAACAGCTGTTGCAGCACTCCCAAAGCATCGAAAATAATCAAGGACGATTGACTTAATAGCAGGCGTTGCGGCGGTTAGCCGACTCTGTGTAAGCGTCTCCGAATCGAATAGCTTTGGCTTGGAAGCTCTCCTCTATCGCGCGATTgtgctgatatatatatatatatatatatacgaagaAACAAAACGTAGAATCGATACACGCGCATGTTACGAAGGAAATGCTATATTGTAGCAGAGTATTGCTTGCACACGATATTCTGTGTAATGCATACAACACGTAGAATATTGAATCACAATCAATATTGAAGTTTTACCATTAGATCAAAATTCACATAGAATAATCGTCCCCTATCGCTTTGACTATAAATAATTTATGTCATAATATAATGATTCATCAAAAAAAATCATTGCTTCCGAAGGCAATTTAGAGATCGAAAGTCAATTTATTCGCATCCGGGAGGTCCCCATTTTCTATAGATTTTTCCCCTGTTCAATGCCGTAATAATAAACTCGTCACTATGGTGCAATATCTTACTGCACAGGTTTCTTGTTTTCGGCGTCAGCATCACAGCCGCCGTTTGCAACGGAAACGACAATCGATCGCTCCTACGTTTAAACAATCTCACGGTAACCATAGTTTACGTATTAACATGTCTCCTGGCATCAGCAATTATCCATGTCTCTCACTTCCCTCGGTCGAAACCTCCGGACATCAATGGAATGTATCAAAATGAAGagcattttcatttgaaaagttGTGACGTCAAAATACGATGTCATGTTTTGTATTTTACGCCTATCGTGGTGGACCAATGTTACACCCAGTGCACTGGCGCACACAAGAGGTGTATACATTTTCACGCTGAACCTGAACAAACAGTAGATTAACATTATAACTAAAGATTTGATGATATAAAGCACAACTCTTTTTATGAGGTATTTCACACATTTCCTTTGAACAAGGCTCTAAACAAGAAGTTACCCATTTTGGAAAGAATTTTTTCGTTGTGTATAGAATATTAGATTGAATACAGCTGTTGTATAAAACGGTTCCATCATCCGATGAGGATAGAAGTTATAAAACTTCCCCGTAGCAAAGCTCTAAACAGGTTTCCTCATTTggttgtgacatcacacaagcTTCGAGAATGAGACGTAGAATTTCGTTGCTGATATATTTCACCATAAAATCAAATTACGTTGCATAAAGTCATGGAGTACTTTTCTGATACAAGGAACAATAGCGAGGTCGCATTGGGCGCAGCGCACTGGGAACGAACAATGTGATAGTGGTTATCAACAATGATGGCGCATTATCAGGAGTGCATCGAAAACAATGCGTGGTCGCATTAGAAATGAGGCATTATTAACAATGAGGACGCATTATGATGACACAAAATTGACAATTAATTCATCCATTCTCATGAACTCTTTTCATGGCATAGTTCTCGccttttttttttggaaaagcTGCTCTGAATAGCAGTTACTGGTATTCAGACAACTATTATGCCTTTTTTGAAGAAATATATACTTCTGTTATCCCAAGACTTATGAAATTGGCAAAAGCTATCGGAAAAAATAGTCTCATCTTCTAACGGCATGTCGTCCATCTGGTGGTCCGATGACCAATATTTATGAATGAAGGTTGTCGAATGTTTTGTAGAAATTCGAGTGACCCTTTGTAAACCAACCCCGCGCTTTTCTTTCTGTTCCCATAGTTGTTCTAGCTACCAATAAATTGTGTTTGATACTAAATATGAATGGCATTGATGTCTCGATATAGACTGATAATTGGAAAAGTGTCTACTTGCCcaaatatatatagtttttatcataaatttattttttcatcatactGATGGATACACACTGGatatacaaaaaattacaatactTATGAAAAATGCGTTTCAGGGCGAGGGGACCGCGGAAAACCAATGAATATAggctatcgagcagcggcaccctTGAAATAGACTaacagataataataataacaaatattcGAAGTATATATGTTATTTGAAGAAAGCACTAAATACGTCAAAGTAACCTGGTGTGCCCAGGGCGCGCGTTTTAACAACTACAAAAAAGACGACTCCGGATAAGATATCATATTTTACCCTAGGCTGAGCAAAGCTGATAAGAGATAGGACTTACTACTAAGTGAACGATTTTGAAAAACGTGTGAGAATATTTGGAACAATTCGGTAAAATCATGGATGGTTGAATAAACAGGAAATCGAATGTCTTTCATAAACTTGTAAGACAATAAAAATGCCATTTGGGTCAACTCTGacattcttcagttgatccaAGAATTGTGCCAATTATTTCGAGTTATATAAATGTTATTTATAATACAGTAACCCCATATAGCAAATTATATTGGATTATTTTGAACGGACACGATTGCTACGAAAGGGTAATCAAATAATTGAGGGGGAGGTGTTTCAATACTGGACTGCTTTTTTGGGTCTCATGtattgcaaaaattgttacgccacgcccactagaaatACTTGTGGCACTAAACTACACTGGTTCACAGGTACACTTACTAGATCCCCGGTCGCCTGCCCTTCTCAAAAACCTTTCGACTTCCGCGTAGTACGAGTTTGTaagatcaatgacattaaacaacatgataggcaactctgacgtcactccataggactacaggcaaaacattgtatttcatgatacgctccaatgcacatatttctcgtcgcctttcgcgtccgttttccgctcgcttttgctactcggcgtcttttttacgtgtagtacctgcctttttgcgcctgtaacgaaacaaaataatctctatatctaaaaagttttgcttacttggaaagctggaataacaggcaagctgtaaagagcaattctggacatcatagacgttttttttatcagagaagattacaaacgcgatagcggaaagatttgtgtggaacattttgcagataatgacaaagttcaaagttgcgcttaatcattgaaatttaatttaaagagggtgtcatacaaaactgtgctgcgatacaattccataacacaaagtttgcacctatcgaacttgc containing:
- the LOC120347208 gene encoding L-threonine 3-dehydrogenase-like — translated: MNCLLKRTEAEGYEWVTTPIPEACNDEVLIKVDKVAICGSDISLWKWNETAKLIASLPFTPGHEATGTVVKVGPNAARLTVGDRIAVENHFFCGKCLLCSKNRGDICQNLSQYGHGRGTIHGGCSQYSIVNEKYCYKLQHNITDNEAVLLEPMGVAHNGIERLDVSGEEVLVIGCGAVGLFAIACAKALGATRVIAADIVPDRLIRASKMGADVVINSKDVKDFKDKIMELTDGNGIDRICEASGSAFMLNRCFSYLRKGGKVVLIGLVKEPFHVENPIQDIVFKSLTINTVHGRRIFHTWEECEKLIVEKKVDPSIVISHDIPMSKFRDAFNALFSQDACKIVLDPQN
- the LOC120342547 gene encoding uncharacterized protein LOC120342547 isoform X1, whose amino-acid sequence is MKSMLLMFFTYIVLGNCLKCGNPPKKDIDWNRVRPGKWYDVVDIPHTDYPLGCWEAKEVVPTAVGVLFRYYNYVGGETPVFLTEQNFIRQKRGVYRISGVDSLLTAYDYLSDESNKSNKKKIKNQSNDFAANDWTFFTDYETYLITITCHNGGWEAFVKFSTPQITVAQLQNVSKVLVDHGWISPVMSLKNECLNKGQQDFDASATVLK
- the LOC120342547 gene encoding uncharacterized protein LOC120342547 isoform X2, which produces MKSMLLMFFTYIVLGNCLKCGNPPKKDIDWNRVRPGKWYDVVDIPHTDYPLGCWEAKEVVPTAVGVLFRYYNYVGGETPVFLTEQNFIRQKRGVYRISGESNDFAANDWTFFTDYETYLITITCHNGGWEAFVKFSTPQITVAQLQNVSKVLVDHGWISPVMSLKNECLNKGQQDFDASATVLK